One window of the Salvia splendens isolate huo1 chromosome 1, SspV2, whole genome shotgun sequence genome contains the following:
- the LOC121801318 gene encoding protein ROOT INITIATION DEFECTIVE 3-like, with protein sequence MEPEIIIASSPTDAGVSCWDLRTGAEHLRYRSCASPLHGLTSVAGRFLASSQVRDAKSSTSGSILYWSWNKAQVEVRSFPAEPIRPIACNSQGTYIAGGGISGDIYFWEVATGKLLKKWHAHYRAVTCLAFNDDQSLLISGAEDGCVRVWSLFLIFDAVRREETRNLFEYSFHEHSLRVTDVKTGYGGCNAIIVSASDDRTCKVWSLSRGKLLRNVLFPAVIDAISLDPGEHVFYAGGRDGKIHIAALNAPMSQNSNNGPHVLGSLAEHSKAVTCLASSADGFLLVSGSEDGMIRVWDTRTRNIIRVFRHAKGPVNNVMVTRQPQLLNPRTSAPTASSRKQALTLPPPLEKFANSPDENTHVKVLIGGQDPSNGITDSSYVSVQAMEAQIRELQQKGSTAAAEVDVERLKNDQLRSVQMIQHWKTMYDDLHQFCVDELLEDVRTERPTHHNL encoded by the exons ATGGAGCCTGAGATAATAATCGCCTCATCTCCGACCGACGCCGGCGTCAGCTGCTGGGACCTCCGCACCGGGGCGGAGCACCTCCGCTATAGGTCATGTGCCTCACCGCTGCACGGTCTCACCTCCGTTGCCGGCCGCTTCCTCGCTTCTTCTCAAGTCCGAGACGCCAAGTCTTCTACTTCTGGCTCCATTCTCTACTGGTCGTGGAACAAG GCTCAGGTTGAAGTGAGGAGCTTCCCAGCAGAGCCTATTAGGCCGATTGCGTGTAACAGCCAAGGAACTTATATTGCCGGAGGAGGCATTTCTGGAGATATCTACTTTTGGGAG gTTGCGACTGGAAAATTGCTTAAGAAGTGGCATGCGCATTACAGGGCTGTTACTTGCTTGGCTTTTAACGATGACCAATCCCTCTTGATTTCAGGGGCGGAGGATGGATGTGTTCGTGTTTGGTCGTTGTTCCT GATATTTGATGCAGTTAGGAGGGAAGAAACGAGGAATCTTTTCGAGTATAGTTTCCACGAGCATTCTTTGAGAGTCACCGATGTAAAAACTGGCTATGGTGGGTGTAACGCAATCATCGTGTCTGCTTCTGATGATCGTACTTGCAAG GTGTGGAGCTTATCGAGAGGGAAATTGTTAAGAAATGTTCTCTTCCCTGCAGTAATAGATGCAATTTCCCTTGACCCCGGGGAGCATGTCTTCTATGCAGGTGGTAGAGATGGTAAGATACACATTGCTGCCCTAAACGCTCCAATGAGCCAAAACAGCAACAATGGACCGCATGTACTTGGTTCACTAGCTGAGCACAG CAAAGCTGTAACCTGCTTGGCTTCTAGTGCTGATGGATTTCTATTAGTTTCTGGATCTGAGGATGGTATGATTAGGGTGTGGGATACAAGAACTCGAAACATCATCCGTGTCTTTAGGCATGCAAAAG GTCCCGTTAATAACGTTATGGTCACCAGACAACCACAATTGCTTAATCCTCGAACATCTGCTCCAACTGCTTCATCAAGGAAGCAAGCATTAACATTACCACCTCCGCTCGAAAAATTTGCCAATTCACCTGATGAGAACACCCATGTTAAAGTACTCATTGGGGGTCAGGACCCTTCCAATGGAATCACAGACTCTTCCTATGTCAGCGTTCAAGCAATGGAGGCTCAAATTCGAGAACTACAG CAAAAGGGATCGACTGCAGCTGCAGAAGTGGATGTGGAACGACTGAAAAATGACCAACTACGATCCGTGCAAATGATCCAACATTGGAAGACGATGTACGATGACCTGCATCAATTCTGTGTTGACGAACTTCTGGAAGACGTTCGTACTGAAAGACCTACTCATCACAATCTGTGA
- the LOC121804111 gene encoding transcription factor HEC1-like, producing the protein MDMKSDQMEMMLMQMDKLPDFASAFDDDDSDTTTTHNNSSYAFENFDARSPAAYQDPAASMAAMREMIFRIAAMQPVHIDPEAVKRPKRKNVRISTDPQSVAARHRRERISERIRILQRLVPGGTKMDTASMLDEAIHYVKFLKSQVQSLERVAAARPEVGFPVPMSSGTYFPAAAAAKGYHNVEY; encoded by the coding sequence ATGGACATGAAATCCGACCAAATGGAAATGATGCTTATGCAAATGGACAAGCTCCCCGACTTCGCCTCCGCCTTCGACGACGACGACAGCGACACCACCACCACCCACAACAACAGCAGCTACGCCTTCGAAAACTTCGACGCCCGGTCCCCGGCGGCGTACCAAGATCCGGCGGCGTCGATGGCGGCAATGAGGGAGATGATATTCCGGATAGCGGCGATGCAGCCGGTCCACATCGACCCGGAGGCGGTGAAGCGGCCGAAGCGGAAGAACGTGAGGATATCGACAGACCCGCAGAGCGTGGCGGCGCGCCACCGCCGCGAGAGGATCAGCGAGCGGATCAGGATCCTGCAGCGGCTGGTCCCCGGCGGGACCAAGATGGACACGGCGTCGATGCTCGACGAGGCCATCCACTACGTCAAGTTCTTGAAGAGCCAGGTGCAGTCGCTCGAGCGGGTCGctgcggcccggcccgaggtCGGATTCCCCGTGCCGATGTCGAGCGGGACCTATtttccggcggcggcggcggcgaaggGTTACCATAATGTTGAATATTGA